From Actinopolyspora lacussalsi, a single genomic window includes:
- a CDS encoding DNA-binding MarR family transcriptional regulator (product_source=COG1846; cath_funfam=1.10.10.10; cog=COG1846; pfam=PF01047; smart=SM00347; superfamily=46785) has protein sequence MRNEMPPHGDEVDAITEAVLTASRLLVGVSAKSVAAVAGPITLPQFRLLVALGSRGPLKLVSLAEMLGVNPSTATRTVDRLVTAGWAQRNSNPESRREITVSLTEAGRDLVDRVTEYRRSEISAIVERIPHEDRAGLVRALQAFTEAGEEPPPRASPYDAGLTEWR, from the coding sequence ATGCGTAACGAAATGCCGCCGCACGGTGACGAGGTGGACGCGATCACCGAGGCGGTACTGACCGCTTCCCGGTTACTGGTGGGAGTCTCGGCGAAATCGGTCGCCGCGGTTGCCGGGCCGATCACGCTGCCGCAGTTCCGACTGCTGGTGGCCCTCGGCTCGCGGGGCCCGTTGAAGCTGGTCTCGCTCGCGGAGATGCTGGGAGTGAATCCGTCCACGGCGACCAGAACGGTGGACAGGCTGGTCACAGCGGGGTGGGCGCAGCGCAACAGCAATCCCGAGTCCCGGCGGGAGATCACGGTCAGCCTCACCGAAGCGGGCCGCGACCTGGTGGATCGGGTCACCGAGTACCGCCGTAGCGAGATCTCGGCCATCGTCGAACGAATCCCGCACGAGGATCGCGCTGGGTTGGTGCGGGCGTTGCAGGCCTTCACCGAAGCGGGGGAGGAACCACCACCACGTGCCTCCCCCTACGACGCGGGACTGACCGAGTGGCGTTGA